One genomic region from Hirundo rustica isolate bHirRus1 chromosome 5, bHirRus1.pri.v3, whole genome shotgun sequence encodes:
- the CCDC158 gene encoding LOW QUALITY PROTEIN: coiled-coil domain-containing protein 158 (The sequence of the model RefSeq protein was modified relative to this genomic sequence to represent the inferred CDS: inserted 3 bases in 2 codons; deleted 4 bases in 2 codons; substituted 3 bases at 3 genomic stop codons), giving the protein MAGKGRDLSRLRGGGSWRRLGPPSDWQSRVLEMQLERDVLQDSRQKESQSQQNLQIQFKNITGELEAASQQQDEALREAGSXNEHLTKVVHSLEELLLELHGILMDCTDSTGRRLCEHGDITSLLTHSLGTAFCGVQRDLDSQVSHLKGKLVLLEEELQSLKKDSQTQRELLLQQHQMRYHFSGVGIEQLRNEHEHEVAALXSKLTVPAAFCQLYSQLGEVKRICENKVKDLEKQLHLAHSEKTEAQTDQAQHGGQESRNLNDQIHQLLLGAKDEKEDRICEMEARLSELELEKVQLVSTCTERLXALHDAKLEKDELLQELRAGQRELAGLAEAFXDLKRNYQGEIXNTANRLKMQLKSAQAGLKQARTAGKTMEGFDDNALEAAARMQKQITAKRGQADALQSTVKFLEEAMANTAKEKHYLREENSKLSQKLSCVRTENIRLAGDVEILRSQDKWLKEKLSKMETALDKASLQFAECQEQEAMRCRLQRTLDVRELQGPGYSSASASGKLQDVVPLPHLHSAVRPHALHLPSSAPQAGHFEEPLQDLKRTLMKLTSPDSDIPSMDLSSHGRRKSPLTTMRNAVVPSHSHPADLQSQDVSLLLTSHGNASICSTAPQCTSVPKLFPREGRSRARSPVHLLLTTPPNELAAGPAASPEHIPAPGKAGYKKMNSSQLMETSEPTPKKPQNKMESLQNLVESLQMKKKQATSPMIRAQEVKTKKSKEKERQLFK; this is encoded by the exons ATGGCGGGGAAGGGACGCGACCTGTCCCGCCTGAGGGGAGGCGGCTCCTGGCGGCGCCTCGGACCTCCG TCTGATtggcagagcagggtgctggaAATGCAGTTGGAGAGAGATGTGCTTCAGGATAGCAG ACAAAAGGAATCGCAGAGCCAACAGAATTTacaaatacagtttaaaaatattactggaGAGCTGGAAGCTGCCAGTCAGCAGCAGGACGAGGCGCTGAGGGAGGCTGGCAGCTAAAATGAGCATCTCACAAAGGTGGTCCACAGCCTCGAGGAATTACTTCTGGAATTACATGGCATCCTAATGGACTGCAcagacagcacaggcaggaggctTTGTGAGCATGGGGACATTACCAGCCTGCTCacccacagcctgggcacagcatTTTGTGGTGTCCAGAGGGATTTGGACTCACAGGTGTCCCATCTCAAAGGAAAGCTGGTCCTG CtggaggaagagctgcagtCACTG AAAAAAGATTCACAGACCCAAAGAGAACTTCTGCTTCAGCAACATCAAATGAGGTACCACTTCTCTGgggtg GGGATTGAGCAGCTAAGAAATGAGCATGAGCACGAGGTGGCAGCAC CCTCAAAGCTGACAGTGCCTGCGGCTT TTTGTCAGCTCTATTCCCAGTTAGGAGAAGTGAAGAGGATCTGTGAAAACAAG GTCAAGGATCTTGAGAAGCAGTTACACCTAGCTCATTCTGAGAAAACAGAAGCTCAGACAGACCAGGCACAACATGGTGGCCAAGAATCTCGAAATCTGAATGACCAGATTCATCAATTGTTG CTGGGTGCAAAGGATGAGAAAGAAGACAGAATATGTGAAATGGAGGCCAGGCTGAGcgagctggagctggaaaaggttCAGCTGGTTAGCACATGCACCGAGAGGCTCTAGGCACTGCATGatgcaaaactggaaaaagatgagctcctgcaggaactccgggctgggcagagggagctAGCTGGCCTTGCAG AGGCATTTTAAGATTTGAAGAGGAATTATCAAGGTGAAAT AAATACTGCAAACAGACTAAAAATGCAGTTGAAGTCAGCCCAAGCTGGTCTGAAACAGGCCAGAACTGCTGGAAAGACTATGGAAGGATTTGATGACAATG ctctggaagCTGCAGCAAGAATGCAGAAGCAGATTACAGCCAAGAGAGGACAGGCAGATGCACTACAGAGCACGGTTAAATTCTTGGAAGAGGCAATGGCAAACACAGCTAAG GAGAAGCATTacctcagagaagaaaatagtaaACTAAGTCAAAAATTGAGCTGTGTGAGAACAGAAAATATCAGGCTTGCTGGGGACGTGGAGATCCTGAGATCACAAGACAAAtggctgaaagaaaaactgtCAAAGATGGAGACAGCCCTTGATAAG GCATCCCTGCAGTTTGCagagtgccaggagcaggaagCGATGCGCTGCAGGCTGCAGCGCACCTTGGATGTGAGA gagctgcagggcccAGGCTACTCCTCAGCTTCTGCTTCAGGGAAGCTGCAGGATGTTGTGCCTCTGCCCCACCTGCACTCTGCTGTCCGGCCACATGCCCTGcacctgcccagctctgcccctcag gctggacattttGAAGAACCATTGCAGGATCTAAAGAGGACTCTT ATGAAATTAACAAGCCCAGACAGTGACATTCCCTCCATGGATCTCAGCAGCCATGGCAGGAGAAAATCCCCTTTAACAACCATGAGGAATGCAGT GGTTCCTTCCCACTCACATCCTGCAGATCTTCAGTCCCAGGATGTTTCCCTGCTCCTTACCTCCCATG GAAACGCATCCATCTGCTCGACAGCACCTCAGTGCACATCTGTCCCCAAGCTATTCCCTCGGGAGGGCAGATCCAGAGCAAGATCTCCAGTACATTTGCTCTTAACTACTCCACCTAATGAGCTtgcagctggccctgctgcctcacctgagcacatcccagccccagggaaggcTGGCTACAAAAAA ATGAACT CTTCTCAGCTGATGGAAACTAGTGAGCCCACACCAAAGAAGCCACAGAACAAGATGGAAAGCCTCCAAAACCTGGTGGAATCattacagatgaaaaaaaaacaag CCACGTCTCCAATGATCAGAGCTCAGGAGGTGAAGACAAAgaaatccaaggaaaaggagagacaGCTGTTCAAGTGA
- the STBD1 gene encoding starch-binding domain-containing protein 1, with product MARDRGPPALRPPGAAALPAEPRGWGWLGAGLWPALLVGLLAAIVAWFWYGDGDRRAEEGGEEAAAGGEGPRRTSAAATEDAAAGGGPVRREVAAAAPSGPSKPGEDRAAVSREELNHVPSGAVSGEAVELERLIPEHGVTDSGEHPAAMAGSQAGEPGAQVGQASDGWCVMNLAGASDDDCKERNEERPCQPAERRDLDHEEWEVVSEHLVEGKDGSMEDSDSKEWEQGDCCDGDSKAKRVAAVPPMFQNIHVAFRVHYITHSDAQVIGVTGDHECLGQWHSYVPLKCDKDGFWSESISLPVDTRVEWKFILVENGKVRRWEECSNRTLVTEHEDQIVHQWWGYH from the exons ATGGCCCGCGACCGCGGCCCGCCCGCGCTGCggccgcccggcgccgccgctctgcccgccgagccccgcggctggggctggctgggcgCGGGGCTGTGGCCGGCGCTGCTCGTGGGGCTGCTGGCCGCCATCGTCGCCTGGTTCTGGTACGGCGACGGCGATCGGCGAGCCGAGGAGGGCGGCGAGGAGGCGGCGGCCGGCGGAGAGGGGCCCCGGCGGACGAGCGCGGCGGCCACAG AGGATGctgcggcgggcggggggcccGTGAGACGGGAGGTCGCGGCTGCTGCCCCGTCCGGCCCTTCGAAGCCAGGAGAGGATCGGGCGGCTGTTTCGAGGGAAGAGCTTAACCACGTCCCGAGCGGTGCAGTTTCGGGCGAAGCTGTGGAGCTGGAGCGGCTGATCCCGGAGCACGGGGTCACGGACTCGGGGGAGCATCCGGCTGCTATGGCCGGCAGCCAGGCGGGCGAACCGGGAGCCCAGGTGGGACAGGCAAGTGACGGATGGTGCGTGATGAACTTGGCGGGAGCCTCTGACGATGACTGTAAGGAGAGAAATGAGGAGCGGCCGTGTCAGCCAGCTGAGAGGAGGGACTTGGACCATGAAGAGTGGGAAGTTGTTTCTGAGCACCTGGTCGAAGGGAAGGATGGCAGTATGGAAGACTCAGACAGCAAGGAATGGGAACAAGGAGACTGCTGTGATGGGGACTCGAAAGCCAAGAGAGTTGCAGCCGTGCCCCCCATGTTCCAGAACATCCACGTGGCTTTCCGTGTGCACTACATCACCCACTCGGACGCGCAGGTCATCGGTGTCACGGGGGACCACGAGTGTCTGGGCCAGTGGCACAGCTACGTTCCCCTCAAGTGCGACAAGGATGGCTTCTGGTCCGAATCCATCAGTCTGCCCGTAGACACCAGAGTGGAGTGGAAATTTATCTTGGTGGAGAATGGGAAGGTCAGACGCTGGGAAGAATGCAGTAACAGGACCCTAGTGACTGAACACGAAGATCAAATTGTTCATCAGTGGTGGGGATACCATTAA